A stretch of the Solanum dulcamara chromosome 6, daSolDulc1.2, whole genome shotgun sequence genome encodes the following:
- the LOC129892980 gene encoding probable flavin-containing monooxygenase 1 → MEEKRVAIIGAGISGLLACKYTLEKGLIPIVFEASNAIGGVWTQTIESTRLQSPKRTFEFTDFPWPKSVRGRYPHNMEVLKYVEDYAKHFGLMGYIQLNNKVIGINYVGVCVEEMDSWEFWSGNGKPFGSEGKWQILVQHEDFTTQEYEVEFLILCIGRYSGLANMPEFPLREGPDVFAGKVMHSMEYSAMDNESARELIKGKRIAVIGSQKSAIDIAAECANVNGPEIPCTLVQRTIAWTLPSGCFWWGINLGFLYGSRFSELLVHKPGQNVIYSVVASLLAPLRWGFSKFVESYLTWNLPLKKYNMVPKHSFLQDVSSCKSLLLPDNFYGKVEEGSIVLKKIQYFSFVKQGLILDEEVDKPIVADLVIFATGYKGQEKLKNMFSSKKFQNHIMGSPNSFFPLYRHIIHPRIPNLAIIGYSGSITNLHTSEMRCQWLAHFLDQTFKLPNIKEMEKEIQKWEDYMKTYAGKEYKRGCIAALHIWYNDQLCKDIGCNNRRKKSFYDEWFQPYLQSDYVRLTPN, encoded by the exons ATGGAGGAGAAAAGAGTAGCAattattggagctggaattagtGGTCTTTTAGCATGCAAATATACACTAGAAAAAGGTTTAATTCCAATAGTTTTTGAAGCTTCAAATGCAATTGGTGGAGTTTGGACACAAACAATTGAATCAACAAGGTTACAAAGTCCAAAAAGGACATTTGAATTCACTGATTTTCCATGGCCTAAAAGTGTTAGAGGAAGGTACCCTCATAACATGGAAGTATTGAAGTATGTTGAGGATTATGCAAAACATTTTGGGCTAATGGGATATATCCAATTGAATAATAAAGTTATTGGGATTAATTATGTTGGAGTTTGTGTTGAAGAAATGGATTCTTGGGAGTTTTGGAGTGGAAATGGAAAACCATTTGGCTCTGAGGGGAAATGGCAAATCTTAGTGCAACATGAGGACTTCACCACTCAG GAATATGAAGTTGAGTTTTTAATTTTATGCATCGGAAGATATAGTGGTTTAGCAAATATGCCGGAGTTCCCTCTCCGTGAAGGACCGGACGTTTTCGCCGGAAAAGTGATGCATTCCATGGAGTACTCAGCCATGGACAATGAAAGTGCTAGAGAACTAATTAAAGGAAAGAGAATTGCCGTTATTGGTTCTCAAAAATCAGCTATAGATATCGCAGCTGAATGCGCAAATGTTAATG GTCCAGAAATTCCTTGTACATTGGTACAAAGGACAATAGCATGGACACTTCCAAGTGGATGTTTTTGGTGGGGAATTAATCTTGGATTTTTATATGGTAGTCGATTTTCAGAGCTTTTGGTTCACAAGCCTGGCCAAAACGTTATATATAGTGTGGTCGCCTCCCTACTTGCTCCTCTG agATGGGGGTTCTCAAAATTTGTGGAGAGTTATCTTACATGGAACTTGCCATTGAAGAAATACAACATGGTACCAAAACATAGCTTTCTTCAAGACGTGTCTTCTTGCAAGTCCCTTTTATTGCCTGATAATTTCTATGGAAAAGTTGAAGAAGGCAGCATTGTTCTCAAGaaaatacaatatttttctttcgtCAAACAAGGGTTGATTCTTGATGAAGAAGTTGATAAGCCAATAGTAGCTGACCTTGTTATCTTTGCTACTGGATATAAAGGTCAAGAAAAGTTGAAGAATATGTTTTCCTCAAAAAAATTTCAGAATCACATAATGGGATCACCAAACTCATTTTTTCCTCTTTACAG GCACATAATACATCCAAGAATACCAAACCTAGCAATAATTGGATACTCAGGAAGCATAACAAATCTCCACACATCTGAGATGAGGTGTCAATGGCTAGCACATTTTCTTGACCAAACATTCAAGTTGCCAAACATAAAAGAGATGGAAAAAGAGATTCAAAAGTGGGAAGATTACATGAAAACATATGCTGGAAAAGAGTACAAAAGGGGCTGTATTGCAGCACTACACATATGGTACAATGATCAATTGTGCAAGGACATTGGATGcaacaatagaagaaagaagAGTTTCTATGATGAATGGTTTCAACCATACTTGCAATCAGATTATGTTAGGCTAACTCCAAATTAA